CGTAGCCATACAGCTGCAAACGAAAGCAATACAGCTCTGAAACTTTGCAGTTTTAGGTATAGCACTGCTGCCATTTCAAGTTATCAATTCAACCCTGCCCTGACAGCCACTACCCTTCCTaattagcttagttggtagagcgactaccCGAAACAGGCAATTGTCCCAGGTGCAAGCCACAGACCAGAATAACTTTTCATCAATTGCAAAGTTTTTGAGAAAGCTATTATACACTGTACGGCTATGCTCAGGTAAattctaatgagtaattactccctaattGATAAATAAGAGCAATTGATAACTTTCACTGTAACTGCACTATGTCAGTTAAAACAACAGCACAGGAAACTGAATTTAGATGTGGTGGAACAGCCCTACTTGCACAAACTATGCCAGCAAATGCCGTCAGCTGCACCCATTCTGCCACATGCATGATAGTTACAGTCACAAAGATGAAAGACAATGGTAAATAAAGAACTTTAAACAGTAGCAAAGGCATTCAAGAACACCTTGACTGTGCAATGTTCATCATCAGCTAAGTGTTTTATGCTAGATCTTACCTACAGTGTGATAATGAGTCGTTCATAATGCACCTGTCTACTAAGGGCTTATAGTAATTTATTAAAAACCTGAATGAAGTCTAATGCTTACATATCGTCCTTCATACTTTAAATAAACTGGGAGGCATGTGCAGACGCCAAGTATTGTTCATGCACTAAAGAATTAGGTGCATGGGTGTTTGAGCATTTCGCACTGGTACGAGCACACACCCACTGCACGTAGTACTGCCAAATATCTACGGCCAATAAAAATTGCATTTCCTAGTAGTAGGGGTTGAATCCTATCGCGATTATAGATAAAGTGCGCTGAAAACGCTCTGTACAACCAACAATCGTAGCCTGCAGTACATAGCAGTTCGGTCGAACGATGCCGCTAGTTACACAAATATGTAAAAATAACAATACGGTAAAAGCACGGCAGCAGTGCGTTTGTATTTAACATTAATAGAAGTACTGAAGGTAGAGCGAACCTGGTTTTCCGAcggcttctttttcttcttgggTTTTGGCTTGGTCGTCACAGAGTTGCGATCGCCAGCTGACGCGGTCGTGGCAGGCTGCGATTTTTTCGAAGGCTTGGGCTCCTCAGGATCCTCGCCTTCCACTTTCAGGACGGCGAAACGCGACGGCAGGATAGCGGCCATTTCGCCACAAATCGGCTACTGCAGTGTGCACGAGGCAAGAATAATCGAACAGGAAGAGCTCAGAGGCCCAAAATGCTAACGGCGCACGATTCTCAAAAGCTTGGTGGCGAAAAGTGCAACGGTTCCCCCAAAGTCCGCTGACAAACGCCACGACCACGCGTCAGAAAACGCAGCGCAATTTCGTTCTCTTCACTCGCGATCGCGTGCAGAGGACGCGTGCGATGAGTTAACTCAGTTTAGAGTTCGAGATGCACTCAGCTGGAAAAAAAGAACGGAAGTGGTATCACACTATTTATACAGTTCGCGTATCTTTCAAAACAACGTGAACAACCCCAGCGGCTTCAGCATCTCAAATCCTGAAACACCTGACCAACAACAGCGTACGACAGCCGACGCTAAAGCTAAAGGCGCTCGTGTACTGTTTCACGTTCGAGTTTCTTGACAAGttatttttaaatttaaaataataatacaaaaaGTAaatgaagtaattttttttacgtttttaaTAATTTTTGTCATGTCAGCGTTGAAATTGTGTTACAATTTCATTTTGGCGAACTTTGGTCCGTTGGTCACATTTTAATGAGTTAATCGCGGCGCTTGTGGCGCGATCAGCAAAACACGGTACAAAACATTGGCTTCCTTAGCAACAAACTTAGCAACGCATCACGCCGTGACGCCGTCATGGTCATGGTCGCCCGTCTTGCTGTGTTGATAACACGTGAAGGTGTCCCCTTCGCTATCTCTTGGAAGAAGCTCGCTGTTTTCGTCTTATTTGTGCTGCCGCATTATTTAGTTCTCCACCACCATGGCTGCAGCATCGATGAAGGCAGCTAAAAGCGCAATAAGAGCTGAAATTAAGAAGCGGCTTAAGTCGATGACAGCTGAGGACAGGCTTCGCCAGTCGAAAATCGTCTTCGACAAGGTACTTTAAGTTAATCAACTCGTTACATTCGCCGACAAACTTTGTGAAGCTACGACGTATGTTTTCAAGAGCTATGCTGAGATTGACCTGTTGTGATCTGCAGTTTGTTAACCACAGCTGTTACAAGGCCAGCAACCGGATATCCATTTTCGTTAGCATGGAAACTGAAGTTTCTACGGAGCCTATTATTCAACAGATCATTAAGGATGGCAAGGAGTGCTTCATCCCAAAATACGAGTAAGCGCTGAGCGGTGTACATTTCACCGAGTAACACATCAGCAGAGCTCTCCAACTGTGAGATTTTATTGACGGTCAACTTTCTCTGCCAACTATAGTGATCAATCACGGCAAATGGACATGGTCAAGCTGTCATCTCTTGAAGAATTAGAGCAACTACCATTGACGAAGTGGCGTATCAAGCAGCACGCTGATTTTGACCCACGTCAGGAAGCGTTGATGACCGGTAAGACGTACATACATGTCACATAGATTGCATTCATATGGGTTAGCAGCACGTGCGTACACTCGTTATGGATATCGATACAACGTCTACACCTCCACAATGCATAATATACAGCTTCTGGCGCTTTATATTTCATGACTAGTTTTAAACCTTCCGCAGTGttcagtgaataataataatacggTTCCATGTCATACTTTTAAATAATTTAAGTGAGCACGATGAGCTCTGAACGTCCTTTGGACGTCCTACAGACATCCTGAACGTCCGCAGGACGTTCAAGGGAGTTTCAATGCCCATTAATTGAGAGGCTTGAAGATATCGAAGTGTGTGAGCAAATCTGCTGACCCGCAAATctacttagaaaaaaaaaagtgagtaaCAAGCTTATTTCTTGTGCACTGCAgcgctttcttttgtttttgcgttGCAGGCGGCATTGATCTCCTTGTGGTACCTGCTGTAGCCTTCACGCCTCAGGGAGCCCGTCTGGGGCATGGGAAAGGCTACTATGACATTTACTACGCTCGGTGTCTCAAGTCACTGGCTCAGAAACCCTATACGCTGGGCGTCTGCTTCAGCCAGCAGATTGTGCCGAGCGTACCGTTGGATGAACACGACATGGTTGTTGACGAAGTTCTTCATGCCTGACTGCAGCGCTGTTTTGCGACGCCATTTTTGTTCGTTACCATGCAAGGCAGTACGTATCGTCTGTCTCCGAAACAGTTTGTCTCTGGTCGTGGTCTAGATCACGATGGACCGGATACCTTTTTGCCTGCAAATGGTTATAAAGGACGCTAACATTATTTCATAATTCACAAATAAACACTGATGCCTGGATAATTTTAGCGCTCGTGGATTAATTCAAATCTGCGCAATTACACAGCGCTACGATATATTTGCAATGATTTGCTCATTTGTACATTTCTTATCGACTCTGAATTGCACAAATCACCTCGTCACCATCCATTACAGCTGTTGCAcagaggaaggaaaactcagtgTGAAAACCGAATTCTTCCATGAAACCGAAAGTGGTCTGTTAGATTCGGCTGCATATATTGCTGCTCCAGTAGGGGCCGGGCACCTTCATTTTGGTACTCGCTCTGCACAGATGCCCGCCTAGTGCAGCACTAGTTTAGGGACCATAACGAGTCCCTGGCCGGCTTTACTCTTTACGACGTTACTCTCCCAAGTGGAAATGCAGCTGTAGGGCAGCGGCACCCATGCGTAGGTCGCTGGAGGAGTCTTACATGTTGGTGGTAGTTCTTTCATTAAAGGAAGATGCGTTGCTGGTCGTGGCGTCAGGTTTGTAAACCTGAGTGGACAGCATTTCAGCGCATGTTTGTGAATCGTTGCTGCTTAAAAATTCTTCACTCGGTTCGGGATTTGGGCGGCCGTTGATGTGGTGCGGCATGGAGCCGGTTGCAATGTGGTGGCGCGCCAAAACTATAGCGGACAACCAGGGCAGTCCTGCCATTCGTTTTGGAAACAGCCAGTGCCAAAGCTATACCAAAGCTACACCTGAACTGACGCTGCACACTCGCGGCACTGCGGCGAAATTTTGCTGAACTTAACTGTGCggcgagtgcagccaaatcgaagagaccaaGCCCGGACCCCGAGGAACAGAGACACAGAagggaaaacagtagcgccgaaaaaacacacacacacagtagaagaccgacgtaggacaagcgctatTAGCGTACCGACGTAGTAGCGCTTGTTCCGCGTCGGTCTTCTACTGTGagtgttttttcggcgctactgtttttccttctggatcgaaatgaaccatctagcccaaatagaagttcttctaaaccataGACACGATGACACTTAGTAGCCACTTACAAAGCAAGCTACAAAGTACACATAGTGAACTAGGATATATTCACTATAGCATACATCTACAAAAACAAGACGTGAAACAACCCACAGAACTGAAACCGGAACCAAAACCTACAATACAGAAAAGATTAACTGTTTAGTTTACTGTTTAAATATGTATGCATTGTTATTGTACATTAAAatttatttaattttaattttttatttgagcagaagaattttcacattttaagcaaaaatatttttgtgcgGTCCTTATCATCGACATCTGTATCAACTTTGGTGTGTGCATGATCTCCATGAGACCGGAGGGTCGGAGGTAGCGGCTGCTGTAGGTGTGCGGGGTAAGTGGCGGAAATCGCCGAACATCCTACTTTTTTTCCTGCCATAAGACGTCAATTTGATCATCTTTTTGTCTCTAAATATTTAAGCTTCCCGTTGAGGTTGTTATTTCGCCTTTATGTATCTACAATTAGGCACCTTTTGGGCACATGCATGTTGGGCGTGTTGCTGCTAATGTTCAGCTCCTCACTGTCTGTGCTCAGGTTAGTGATGCGACAGCACGGGCTTGATTCCGCTGCCATGAGCCGCTTCAGTATTGCCCATATTAAATAGCCCgcgtcggcaaaaaaaaaaaaaagtactgccCGGAACGCGTACACGGGAAATGACCACGGAGCTCGTGCTCCCAGAATGTTCCACGAGATCGTGTACAGCGTACTCTCAGCGACGTATTTGTTTGCCGAGAATGTACAACGAGGGGTTCCACAAGACAGTGTACAGCGTGTTCTTAACATCGTATTTTCATTTATTGTTTCAGGTACGGCGGGACATATTCCAGGCAACGTCAGGTGCAAACGATGACGTCGATTTATGGAATGTGAGTTGTTGAATTTCGTGTGTCACACTTGTGAGTTTAATTGTTGCAAAAATTAGCCGGATGAGAATTGAGATCCAACACAGAACTGCGTTGCTGAATTCAACTTTCTGACAAATGTCCGGTTTGGAATCGTGAATGGCATTTGGGTGCAACCCCTACAGTTAATGTGTCCCCACCTCTTCCTTCTTGTAGAGCCCGTCGCCACAGAAGCTGTGATAAAAGTTTACCTGGTGATGTCGTTTCCTGACGCTACCTGGGCGTTACCTGTTTTTGATGTGGCTTAAAGCGCCGTGGAGTCGAAGGTGAGTGCAAGTGCCATCCTAACCAAAGCTCGCTTGGATTAATGTGTGTACTGTGATGATTAGAAACAATCCAACACTGAAATCAATTTGAGGAGAACACTATTTTACTGATCGCATTTGTAGTAATGGTGCAGATTTTAGAAGCTTTTGAGGCGTTACCAGAGCATTTCCTTCTGTTTTCAGCGTGACTCTGTGTGCAGCCCTGGCAGGCCTGTAATGGCAGGTTAGTATATTTGGGTTACTTTAATATTTTCTTGTTTTAGTGGTGGTTGCTTGTATGTGATGAAAAAGAGATCCAACACTGATATGGAAATGAGTTGATTAATATAACACTGATATATCGCACAACTTAGCATTTGCACCGGAGTTTCTAAATTCCTCTAATAGTTTCCAAACATTACAGGCCTTGAAAAACCCTTGATGAAGCTGTCGACCATGTGCCTAGAGCGCTGATTGGTGAGACTTTGTTTGTCCTCTTATTTATTATAGAGTAAGTAAGTCATAAATTCCACATCTTGGGTCATATTTATTCTTGCAGGATTCTTACTCATGCACATGAAAAAAGTCAAGCAACCCCATGGCTGTTCAAGATGAACTCTGAAGACCGTGTCATGCCATATTGTGTGTGTTCGAATTTGTTGAATTAGCCATTATGCGTCAATTGTGTCCGATATACTGCCGATGCTTTAAATGTCAAGGTGAAAGCACCGGCCAAACGTGGGCTGTTGTAATTGCTTCttattgttttctttcttgctttaaaAAGCCTGTTCACATGTAGTGTGATTCTGCAATTCTGATCATTTTAGCTTCGCATGTTAAATTGTCTTGTAATTGTAGCATTCTTGTTTATCGCATTGTTTTTGCTTCATTCTTACATGTGTTTGGTTTACTGAGCCGCCAACAGAATTCTTTTTTATCTTGCAGTTCGTGCACCTCATTTGCACTGCTGTGTGTACATTGCTGTAAATTTTGCATGCCTTCTGCAGTAGACAGTTTGCGCCTGATTTCACGGGCACCATATTTGGGCACAGAGGCTAGCTTCCATATTGTATGCTGGTGCTGGTTGGTGATGACTGGACTAGCAAAATGTCTGAGTTCCTTTCCACTGTGCTTTTTGGTCCTAAACATGGCAGCCGCTATAACTGCAAACTATGTATAAGTAAGTCTTCAAAGGATGTACATTCTGCTGATGAGGCTTTATCACAAATCATTACTTTGTGTATAAGTTCACTAGAAGTTCTGGCTTTAAACCATTGAGGGTCAAatttttgcagagaaaaatgtCCTCTCCCCCTCCCTTTCTTCCAATgcccactttttttttatgctacagAGTGAAAGAATGTGTCTCCCTGTAAGCGTCAATTTTTGCTATGATGCTTGAACACTCGGTTACCACCGTGCATATACAGCAGTGACTGTTAAAGGGTTAAATGTAACTGCAACATTTGCTATGATGCTTTGGATCTGCTTTAGTTGTCTGCATTTTTAGTACATGAGACGCTGTAGGCTTCTGAAAGTGGAGTTAGGGTACCTGGAATGGCTCCATTCGGTGTCTACAAAATATGGTAATATCATACTCAGTATGACTTGCACTGAACAAGTAGCTGCCTGATTACATTTTGAAGTTCAGCAGGTGCCCTGGTCTTCAAACACCAGCGTTACGGGAGACATGTTCTTCGGATACTCAGCAGCTTGCATTCGGATACTCAGCAGCTTGCATGTTTTTATTCTTGCGCATCGTTTTGTTTTTCATAACAACAACCGAGTAAGTGTGCATTGTAAGCTGGGTAGGGTGCAGAAGTGCAAGCATAGTGATGCTGCTGAGTTAACTTATTTCCTGCTTATCATAACATTGGCATCACATTTCAGCCTTGGCCACCACATTACCTCAGTGCAAGTCATACTGTGTTATAGCACAGTGTGATTCTTATCAATCTGGCCTGACAAACGCTATAATAAATGGTGCATTGCTGATTGGTTGCAATAAATAGCAAGTGCTGaaagcttcaattatttcccatTAGGCATGTCTCCACTTACATTCTTGTATTCTTTATCTTGACTCACAGCAGTTTTTGCGTGTGGCCTGCCCTTTAGTAAACGTGATGCGGGAAAAAATGGTTATTAGGTAAAAGATATTGGGATGCTGCAACCCTTTGGAGATTACTTGGTTAGGGCAGAATCTTTAAACGGGCCTGAACTTAGCTAACACAATTGTACTGATGCATGTTGTTTAACCATGGAGCCCCATAACTAACTTGCAGCACTACCACAAGCAGAGACCTCTTCAGCAGATCACGAGAGTGCGCTAAACATGTTCATCCGCGCCTAATCTTCTGTGTGTTGTCTAGGCGCAGCGTACACAGATATGTTTAGAAACGAGTATAAATCTAGTCTTCGTATCATAAGTGTATGTACGCCAAGCGCAAGCATTCTGGCGGACGGTACGCCGTTTGTCACATTTGCTTTTTAGTTCGTTCCGCGTGTGCAAGCACAAGCTCAGCCTAGTGGTGCCATCTGGTTGTTAGAACGGGGAGCATTTTTGTCAACAGACTCTCCTCTTTAGGATTAGAAGCAGCAGAGTCATTGCTCTAGATAAAAATAAAGCAATCTTATTGTTCATATGTTTTGTTGCAGGCAATATGAGCTGAAGCGAAAGCCGGGTGCCctatttatggccagtgaacttACTGAAAATGGCAGTAATGACGAAGAATTCAGTCTGGGGCGAGGGGTCCTGCTAGGCACCAACATTTTGGAAATGTTTGAGAGCACACAAGAGTCGGTCGCGCACCGTAAGCTCTGGAAATGGCATACATTAAGGCTAGCGTTTGGCGCATTCGCAGATTAAAGCACGTGGTCCCATATGCCTATTCCATACTGGCACTACATTCGCAGCATCGGAACGTTGCCTGTAAACTCGTCACacctttggtagtgctgcaaggaagTACTGGGATGGGAGCAATTGTTGGCAGAATCCACAAGGCTTATCCTACCTGTAActtgcaacaacctcaacctctTACTCAAGCTGGCACGTCATGGAAAATCTCTTGTCTCGGGACGGCCTCTGAACGGATATTACCATTGTGAGCACTTGTATGTGACACTTATAATTACTAGTAAATTAGCTGGTTTAGCTGCACAAGAATTGCCCTGTATGTTAACACTTTGTTGGCTGTTTGCATGAAAGCTGGTGCATGCCTCAAAGGCAGTCCTCCTGTTTGACCAAGGCTGCTTCTCTTTGCAGTGTGGCGGTTCTCTAAGGTTCACCGGGCGCGGTTTCTACATGCTTTTCGGCGGCTGACAGCAGAGCAGCACTTGGAGGTGTTCCCTGGCGAACGGGAGAGGTGGCGCGTGCAGAAGGTGGTTGAGGCCTTGCAGGAAACCCCATTGGCGAGCATCCGTGGCATGGCCCAGCGCATAGGCATGTCAAAGACCAGGGTGTACGAGACTTTGCGAGATGCCTTTTCAAAGCTTGAAGATTATGGCTATGATTCAGTTTTACCAAAACTGTAAATAAACTCTGTTCCAGTACCTCTGTTTACTGCTCGAGCCCTAGTTGCACTGCTGAAGGCAGTGGTGCCTCGGCTGGTGTGACTAGGATCGAACTCATTTCAtacccatgtgctgtgtgtgcgTCCTAAGGTGCATCGagtaccccaggtggtcacgCTAACTTTGAACCCACCACAGCAGTGTCCCCGTTTGGCAGCACCATACACGGTAACATGAACAAAAAAAGCACTACTGGGGTTGATCACATTGCGCGACAGAACCTGCTGAACAGCATGAAACCAAGACTGGACAAGAGAAAGCATACAATGATGAGTGTTGACTTCCAGCCATTTAATTCTTGCTTAAGAGAGGTATATTTACGCACACGAAACTCCCAAGTACAAGGtctataaaaataaacaagcaCAATGATCAAGGAAAGTCTGGGAAAACGCAACTCATGTATAAATGAAATCATTGTATTTAGTTATACAGATATGTTGTTAATACATGCCTAAATTCAAGCATGTCGTGTTTAGTAACCATCGATTCGTGTAATTTGTTCCATGctgcaattgtgcaggcaataaCGGACTTATTGAAAGCATTAGTGCGTCCATGTAGACACTGAACGCTCACTGATTTAAAATGGCTGAGTGAAGTTCGAAGTGTAGTTGTGGAAAGTGATAATGCGGTTTGTAGAATAAACAAAGTTGTGCAGTCTTGCGTAGAGGTTTTAGTGGTTGAATGACAAGTTACGCTGAGGCGAGCGTCGTACTGGGAAGAGATGAAGCGGGCCGCACGATTCTGAATGGCTTCCAAGGTATGTTTAATTAGATGGCGGAAAAAATGCCTGGTGGAGGTTCCAGGTTGCCgaggcgtattcgagtttagCACGAATGAAGGCTGCATAGGCGAGTTTATGAATAGATAGAGGAGAAAACGAGAGAGGTTTTCTGGTGAGACCGAGTGACTTGGAAGCGTCTGCACCATGTTTTTGCATGTGCTCCGGCCAGGTTAGTTTATTGTTCACAGCTTATGCCGAGGTAACAGCAGGATTCTGCTTTAGAAAGGGTTGTAAAGATCAATGAGTACGGATAGCTTAGGTTGGGCTGCTTTTAGTTTTGGGCAGTTTTTTTAAAAAGAACGACTTGTTGCtgagtggaaagagaaaaaatttgcatgGATACCGTATTACATTGTGAGTTGGCAATGCGGCAGCATTAGAAGCTATATTGATGCCTTTAatagaagtgacgtcacttccgttctgtgacgtcacctctctccagccaatggaaatggtccggtctggtgacgtcacttccctccaggcaATGGGTGAATTTTATGACTGACGACGCACACTTTTTTTCCCGATGTGGCTCCCAATGTTACCGCATTAAAAAATGATTTACAGAACCAGCACTACGCCTTTTGTTTCTGCCACCCGTTAGCACGCACCATCGACGAGCTGGATTTGGGACGACAGTACAGTTTGTGTTGTAGTTGCTTTGTTGGTGGTGTGAGCCAGCTCTCCCGAGAGGCAGGATGCAAGCGTTGAGGAAAATGGCATGAGGGTGTTGGCACTGCGACACAGTGTGTATATTTGATGGCTCTAGCCTGACAGAAGTCAACAACAAAGTGGCAAATGCCGCTAAAACGAGGCCCTTTagttacagttgaacctcgttacgACGATGTCGAAGGGGCCCCGCGAATCCTTCGTTATAGTCGTTGCTTCAATATAGCGGGACGCGACCTTGGTTACGACTGTCCTAAGCTACCACTGTGTACACCGAGGACAACATAGCTGGCGTTTAGTGTGCCACCGATATGCGTTGGAGAAGCCTTCAATACGCGCAACCAGCCTGGCCAACGCGCACACATATCTTCAGGGGCCCACACGGGCTTTCAGAATCTAAAAAGCGGATCTTAGATTTGTGATATCGCAGACAAACAGAATAGACCTACTCATATATTTAGTACTGTTTTCTATACGCTAAAGTCGATGAGGACCGCTGCAAAGAAGGGCGCGCGGTCAGTATTTCGTCGTGACCATGTGGTTTGGTTGGCTTCGCCGCACAACTCACGAGCATGCATGCTACAACACTTCACCGCAAGACAGAAATGCCTTACAGACAATGCGTACGCCACGAAGGCTTCGGTGATGGCCGCATTTAGGTGAACGGGTATTGTTTTGCGCTTTTAGttttcgcgaaaatgaaaattAAACTGCACATGGAGCCAACGAAGCAGGCGCTCGCAATGGGCCGTGTGCAGAGGGGAGGTTGGGCACACAGCGATTCGGCTAGCGTACACCCCGGTACATTACCTGGCCTTCCGCCTTCGCTTGGTCCTCAAATCCACCTACGGTGGTAAGAACACAGTGTTTGCAGAAACTTTCATGCAAAGATGAGTTTAATGACAAGAGTCGCTGTATAAAGGCAACTTCACAAAACGAGGTCTGACTACTGCACGGATCTCGATGGAGGTGAACTTTGAAGATGGGACCACGGAGGCTGAGATGCTTGAAAGATGCATGGTCATGGGCACGCAGTTGCAGCGCTGTTACTGCCACTGCAAGCGGCGGACAGCAGCACAATTGTTGAACTCAAACACCGCGAAAATTTCCTGCTCTCTTGTAGCGTTCATGAAACTCAGCCTCAACTTTTGGGGCATTCTGTAAGGTCGATTATCGTCATCCATTATCTTGAAGGTGTCGGCATCTTCGAGCAGGTGAATTGAAATCAACTCGAACAAATTTCGCCGAATAAAATAATGTTTAAATCCTTCGCAGATTACCGCGGAAAATCTTCCGGTAATACGTGACTCCTGAACCTCTTTTCTTCGCACAGTCTCTCAAGGGAAAAGAGAACTAAATTTTAAAATGCAATAACTTGCAAACGACCTACCATTAATGCGCTTTACGCTCATCTGAAAAATTGAGCATGTTAACATTACAATAACATGACATTGACAGGTCATTTTACTTATAGA
The Amblyomma americanum isolate KBUSLIRL-KWMA chromosome 3, ASM5285725v1, whole genome shotgun sequence genome window above contains:
- the Mthfs gene encoding methenyltetrahydrofolate synthetase, which translates into the protein MAAASMKAAKSAIRAEIKKRLKSMTAEDRLRQSKIVFDKFVNHSCYKASNRISIFVSMETEVSTEPIIQQIIKDGKECFIPKYDDQSRQMDMVKLSSLEELEQLPLTKWRIKQHADFDPRQEALMTGGIDLLVVPAVAFTPQGARLGHGKGYYDIYYARCLKSLAQKPYTLGVCFSQQIVPSVPLDEHDMVVDEVLHA